Proteins encoded together in one Variovorax paradoxus window:
- a CDS encoding UDP-N-acetylmuramoyl-tripeptide--D-alanyl-D-alanine ligase yields the protein MSEPMMLTLGQAQQWIPGARLVGDAKIAIARVHTDTRTLSAGDLFVALKGERFDANEFLADAKAQGAVAALAHHGLEAAGLAGLEVPDSLTALGALGARWRAQFDLPLIAVTGSNGKTTVTQMIAAILVAFRADRALATAGNFNNEIGVPLTLLRLRAKHQLAVVELGMNHPGEIARLAAIARPTIALVNNAQREHLEFMATVDAVARENGAVFSFLPEGGTAVFPHGDEFTPLWNGMAHDGAPRRCMTFGEQADADISLVRAEWQQGAWQVHVRTPLGNFDARLHIAGRHNVVNALAATACALAAGVPLQAIAAGLTRFQPVKGRSKASEVVLPGGHPITLVDDSYNANPDSVRAAIDVLAALPGPRLLVLGDMGEVGNRAAEFHTEVGDWARQRGIEAVYALGAETAHSIAAFGGAGSGEHGNDGRHFDEIDALNAAVLARLPQVGSVLVKGSRFMKMERVVQAIEQSQQQKEAGHDA from the coding sequence ATGAGCGAGCCGATGATGCTCACGCTGGGCCAGGCGCAGCAATGGATTCCGGGTGCGCGCCTGGTGGGCGATGCCAAGATCGCCATTGCCCGCGTCCACACCGACACCCGCACGCTGTCCGCCGGCGACCTGTTCGTCGCGCTCAAGGGCGAGCGCTTCGATGCCAACGAGTTCCTGGCCGATGCCAAGGCGCAAGGCGCCGTCGCTGCGCTTGCGCACCATGGGCTGGAGGCTGCGGGTCTTGCCGGCCTCGAAGTGCCGGATTCGCTCACGGCGCTGGGCGCGCTGGGCGCACGCTGGCGCGCGCAGTTCGATCTGCCGCTGATCGCGGTGACCGGCAGCAACGGCAAGACCACGGTCACGCAAATGATCGCGGCCATCCTGGTTGCCTTCAGGGCGGATCGCGCATTGGCGACGGCCGGCAACTTCAACAACGAGATCGGCGTGCCGCTCACGCTGCTGCGCCTGCGTGCCAAGCACCAGCTTGCGGTGGTCGAGCTGGGAATGAACCATCCGGGTGAGATTGCGCGCCTTGCTGCCATTGCGCGCCCGACGATTGCCCTGGTGAACAATGCCCAGCGCGAGCACCTCGAGTTCATGGCGACGGTCGATGCGGTGGCGCGCGAGAACGGCGCGGTGTTTTCCTTCTTGCCCGAAGGCGGTACTGCGGTGTTCCCGCACGGCGACGAGTTCACGCCGCTGTGGAACGGCATGGCCCACGACGGCGCGCCGCGCCGCTGCATGACCTTCGGCGAGCAGGCGGACGCCGACATTTCGCTGGTCCGCGCCGAATGGCAGCAGGGCGCGTGGCAGGTGCATGTGCGCACGCCGCTCGGCAACTTCGATGCACGCCTGCACATTGCGGGCCGGCACAACGTCGTCAATGCGCTTGCTGCGACTGCCTGCGCGCTCGCAGCCGGTGTTCCGCTGCAAGCCATTGCGGCGGGCCTCACAAGGTTCCAGCCGGTGAAGGGCCGCTCCAAGGCAAGCGAGGTCGTGCTGCCCGGCGGGCACCCGATCACGCTCGTGGACGACAGCTACAACGCCAACCCCGATTCCGTGCGCGCCGCCATCGACGTGCTCGCTGCATTGCCGGGCCCGCGCCTGCTGGTGCTCGGCGACATGGGCGAGGTGGGCAACCGCGCGGCCGAATTCCATACCGAAGTCGGCGACTGGGCGCGGCAGCGCGGCATCGAGGCGGTGTATGCGCTGGGCGCGGAAACCGCGCACAGCATTGCCGCGTTCGGCGGCGCCGGCAGCGGGGAGCACGGCAATGACGGCCGGCACTTCGACGAAATCGACGCGCTCAACGCTGCAGTGCTGGCGCGCCTGCCGCAGGTCGGCAGCGTGCTGGTCAAGGGCTCGCGCTTCATGAAGATGGAGCGGGTGGTGCAGGCCATCGAGCAATCACAACAACAAAAGGAGGCCGGTCATGACGCATGA
- the mraY gene encoding phospho-N-acetylmuramoyl-pentapeptide-transferase yields MLMSLAQWLQTLSPEFGFLRVFQYLTFRALMASLTALVVGLVAGPYVIRRLAALKIGQPVRGYGMETHLTKSGTPTMGGVLVLFAIAFATLLWFDLSNRFVWIVLWVTMGFGAIGWVDDWRKVVRKDPEGMRSREKYFWQSVVGLIAGFYLLFSISESSNWRVLQLFFAWVQSGFDLDFPPKINLLVPFFKEVSYPLGGIGFVVLTYLVIVGASNAVNLTDGLDGLAIMPVVMVGSALGVFAYVTGSAVYSKYLLFPNIPGSGELLVFCSAMAGAGLAFLWFNTHPAQVFMGDVGALALGGALGTIAVIVRQEIVFFIMGGIFVVEAISVMAQVMYFKYTKKRYGEGRRVLKMAPLHHHFEKSGWRETQVVVRFWIITMLLCLVGLSTLKLR; encoded by the coding sequence ATGCTGATGAGCCTGGCCCAGTGGCTGCAAACACTTTCGCCCGAGTTCGGGTTCTTGCGCGTTTTTCAGTACCTCACGTTCCGTGCGCTGATGGCTTCGCTGACTGCCCTCGTGGTCGGCCTGGTCGCCGGCCCCTATGTGATCCGCCGCCTGGCTGCCTTGAAGATCGGCCAGCCGGTGCGCGGCTATGGCATGGAAACGCACCTGACCAAGAGCGGCACGCCCACCATGGGCGGCGTGCTGGTGCTGTTCGCCATTGCCTTTGCGACGCTGCTGTGGTTCGACCTGTCGAACCGTTTTGTCTGGATCGTGCTGTGGGTGACGATGGGCTTCGGCGCCATCGGCTGGGTCGACGACTGGCGCAAGGTGGTGCGCAAGGACCCGGAAGGCATGCGCTCGCGCGAGAAGTATTTCTGGCAGTCGGTGGTCGGCCTGATCGCCGGCTTCTACCTGCTCTTCAGCATTTCGGAAAGCTCCAACTGGCGCGTGCTGCAGCTGTTCTTTGCCTGGGTGCAGTCGGGCTTCGACCTCGACTTTCCGCCGAAGATCAACCTCCTGGTGCCGTTCTTCAAAGAGGTGAGCTATCCGCTGGGCGGCATCGGCTTTGTGGTGCTGACGTACCTGGTAATCGTGGGCGCGAGCAATGCCGTCAACCTGACCGATGGCCTGGACGGCCTGGCGATCATGCCGGTGGTGATGGTGGGCTCTGCGCTGGGCGTGTTCGCCTACGTCACGGGCAGCGCCGTGTACTCCAAGTACCTGCTGTTCCCCAACATTCCGGGCTCAGGCGAACTGCTGGTGTTCTGTTCGGCCATGGCCGGCGCGGGGCTGGCTTTTCTCTGGTTCAACACCCATCCGGCCCAGGTCTTCATGGGCGATGTGGGCGCGCTCGCACTCGGGGGCGCGCTTGGCACCATCGCGGTCATCGTGCGCCAGGAGATTGTGTTCTTCATCATGGGCGGCATCTTCGTGGTCGAGGCGATCTCGGTGATGGCGCAGGTCATGTACTTCAAGTACACCAAGAAGCGCTACGGCGAAGGCCGGCGCGTGCTCAAGATGGCGCCGCTGCACCACCACTTCGAGAAAAGCGGCTGGCGCGAGACGCAGGTCGTGGTGCGCTTCTGGATCATCACGATGCTGCTGTGCCTCGTGGGTCTTTCAACGCTGAAGCTGCGGTAA
- the murD gene encoding UDP-N-acetylmuramoyl-L-alanine--D-glutamate ligase: protein MRHLKDLPVLILGLGASGLAMARWCARHGAQVTVADTREAPALLETLRAELPEVTFVGGPFSAALIEGTPIRAVYRSPGLSPATIAPVADAARAVGLPVGGELDLFARALQDLRTVEVPAEADPETETPAEVELGAEPPVEVAEPEAQAELALEAEPAEAAAPVEQAGVPPESAAAPVVTEAAEAPSEVPEPAEPIQGEPEGEPVPAMAEAMPRDPSLSVPVSPPADEAPAEQTPDAPAASPGPAAASRLPSTGKPYMPTAAREAAEFVAKIAELSASNPASAAVEEEPTAQLPLVPIEEPPAPKGYTPAVLAITGTNGKTTVTALTGQLVERAGKTVAVAGNIGPTLLDTLAAHIDAETLPDVWVLELSSFQLDGVQGFEPTAATVLNLTQDHLDWHGDMPAYASAKARIFGAQGLMVLNRDDPGVMAMLPAPVRVKLQRPQIRTHITFGSAMPLRPGDYGIERVNGMAWLVRALEADETQKRKRGAVVEEEIFLQRLMPADALRIRGRHNAMNALAALALASAADCPLGPMLYGLREYRGEPHRVEPIALVDDVEYFDDSKGTNVGATVAALSGLGEDRRVVVILGGEGKGQDFEPLAEPVRQYARAVVLIGRDAPLIEQALSSTGVSLMHAGSMEEAVNLAAARANPGDAVLLSPACASFDMFKDYEHRAAVFREAVQTLADNPREAASSNDADFSSSGDPV, encoded by the coding sequence ATGCGACACCTGAAAGACCTCCCCGTATTGATCCTCGGCCTTGGTGCGTCCGGGCTGGCGATGGCGCGCTGGTGCGCACGCCACGGCGCACAGGTGACCGTGGCCGATACGCGCGAGGCGCCCGCACTGCTTGAAACACTGCGCGCGGAGCTGCCCGAGGTGACGTTTGTCGGCGGACCGTTCTCGGCTGCGCTGATCGAAGGCACGCCGATCCGGGCCGTGTACCGTTCCCCGGGCCTTTCGCCTGCCACGATCGCACCGGTCGCCGATGCGGCGCGCGCCGTGGGCCTGCCGGTCGGCGGAGAACTCGATCTCTTTGCGCGTGCGCTGCAGGATCTGCGGACCGTCGAAGTGCCGGCGGAAGCGGATCCCGAAACTGAGACCCCGGCCGAAGTTGAACTGGGCGCAGAGCCGCCCGTGGAAGTCGCCGAGCCCGAAGCACAGGCCGAATTGGCGCTGGAAGCCGAGCCGGCGGAAGCTGCTGCGCCTGTCGAGCAGGCCGGAGTTCCGCCGGAGTCGGCAGCGGCTCCGGTGGTAACCGAAGCCGCGGAAGCGCCTTCCGAAGTGCCTGAGCCGGCCGAGCCAATCCAGGGCGAGCCGGAGGGCGAACCCGTCCCCGCGATGGCCGAAGCCATGCCGCGCGATCCTTCCCTGAGCGTTCCTGTCTCACCGCCGGCGGACGAAGCACCTGCGGAACAAACGCCGGATGCGCCCGCTGCGTCGCCAGGGCCCGCCGCTGCATCCAGGCTGCCGAGCACCGGCAAGCCCTACATGCCTACAGCGGCCAGGGAAGCCGCCGAATTCGTCGCCAAGATTGCCGAGCTCTCCGCCTCCAACCCGGCTTCCGCGGCCGTCGAGGAAGAGCCGACGGCCCAGCTCCCCTTGGTGCCGATCGAAGAGCCGCCTGCTCCCAAGGGCTACACGCCCGCCGTGCTCGCCATTACCGGCACCAACGGCAAGACCACCGTCACCGCGCTCACCGGCCAGCTGGTCGAACGTGCGGGCAAGACCGTGGCGGTCGCAGGCAACATCGGCCCCACGCTGCTCGACACCCTGGCTGCGCACATCGACGCCGAGACGCTTCCCGACGTGTGGGTGCTCGAACTCTCGAGCTTCCAACTCGACGGCGTGCAGGGCTTCGAGCCCACCGCCGCAACGGTGCTCAACCTCACGCAGGACCATCTCGACTGGCATGGCGACATGCCGGCTTACGCATCGGCCAAGGCACGCATCTTCGGCGCGCAGGGCCTCATGGTGCTGAACCGCGACGACCCGGGCGTGATGGCGATGCTTCCCGCACCGGTCAGGGTCAAGCTGCAGCGTCCGCAGATCCGCACGCACATCACTTTCGGCAGCGCGATGCCGCTGCGCCCGGGCGACTACGGCATCGAGCGCGTCAACGGCATGGCCTGGCTGGTCCGCGCACTCGAGGCGGACGAAACGCAAAAGCGCAAGCGCGGCGCGGTGGTGGAAGAAGAAATCTTCCTTCAACGCCTCATGCCCGCCGACGCCTTGCGCATCCGCGGGCGGCACAACGCCATGAACGCATTGGCCGCGCTTGCGCTCGCCAGCGCCGCCGATTGCCCGCTCGGCCCCATGCTCTACGGCTTGCGCGAGTACCGCGGCGAGCCGCATCGCGTCGAACCGATCGCGCTGGTGGACGATGTCGAATACTTCGACGACAGCAAGGGCACCAATGTGGGCGCCACCGTTGCGGCCCTGAGCGGCCTTGGCGAAGACCGGCGCGTGGTGGTCATTCTTGGCGGCGAAGGCAAGGGGCAGGACTTCGAGCCGCTCGCGGAGCCCGTGCGCCAGTACGCACGCGCCGTGGTGCTCATCGGCCGCGACGCGCCGCTGATCGAACAGGCGCTGTCTTCCACCGGCGTTTCGCTCATGCATGCGGGCTCGATGGAAGAGGCCGTGAACCTTGCCGCCGCGCGCGCGAACCCGGGCGATGCCGTGCTGCTGTCACCGGCCTGTGCAAGCTTCGACATGTTCAAGGACTACGAGCATCGCGCCGCGGTGTTCCGCGAAGCCGTGCAAACGCTGGCGGACAACCCGCGCGAGGCGGCCTCGTCGAACGATGCCGACTTTTCTTCTTCGGGAGACCCGGTTTGA
- the ftsW gene encoding putative lipid II flippase FtsW, which yields MNTATAGATPNTKPRRFGGWFGRARSGIDALPMHLPVRLGGAGIAQTKAAPMRVLGFDQALVWVTVALLTWGLVMVYSASIALPDNPRFARAGYGPVFFLTRHAASVAFAFVAALLAFQIPMKTWERSAPWLFVASLLLLVAVLIPHIGINVNGARRWLPLGFMRFQPSELAKLAMVLYAASYMVRKMEIKERFFRAVLPMGIAVVVVGMLVMAEPDMGAFMVIAVIAMGILFLGGVNARMFFVIAALVVVAFGTIVATSPWRRERIFAYLDPWSEEHALGKGYQLSHSLIAIGRGEIFGVGLGGSVEKLHWLPEAHTDFLLAVIGEEFGLVGVLLIIGMFLWLTRRIMHIGRQAIALDRVFSGLVAQGVGVWIGFQAFINMGVNLGALPTKGLTLPLMSFGGSAILMNLVALAVVLRIDYENRVLMRGGRI from the coding sequence TTGAACACTGCAACCGCCGGCGCCACGCCCAACACCAAGCCCCGCCGTTTCGGCGGCTGGTTCGGTCGCGCGCGCAGCGGCATCGACGCCTTGCCCATGCACCTGCCGGTGCGGCTGGGCGGCGCCGGCATCGCGCAGACCAAGGCCGCGCCAATGCGCGTGCTGGGTTTCGACCAGGCATTGGTCTGGGTGACTGTCGCGTTGCTCACCTGGGGCCTGGTGATGGTGTATTCGGCCTCCATCGCGCTGCCGGACAACCCGCGCTTCGCACGTGCGGGCTACGGGCCGGTGTTCTTTCTCACGCGGCATGCGGCCTCGGTGGCGTTTGCGTTCGTCGCGGCCCTGCTGGCCTTTCAAATTCCCATGAAGACCTGGGAGCGTTCCGCGCCCTGGCTCTTCGTGGCCTCGCTGCTGCTGCTGGTGGCGGTGCTCATTCCGCACATCGGCATCAACGTGAACGGCGCGCGGCGCTGGCTGCCGCTGGGCTTCATGCGCTTTCAGCCCTCCGAGCTCGCCAAGCTCGCAATGGTGCTCTATGCCGCCAGCTACATGGTGCGCAAGATGGAAATCAAGGAGCGCTTCTTCCGCGCGGTGCTGCCCATGGGCATTGCCGTGGTGGTGGTGGGCATGCTGGTCATGGCCGAGCCCGACATGGGCGCCTTCATGGTGATTGCCGTGATTGCCATGGGCATCCTGTTTCTGGGCGGCGTGAACGCGCGCATGTTCTTCGTCATTGCCGCACTGGTAGTGGTGGCCTTCGGCACCATCGTCGCCACCAGCCCATGGCGGCGCGAGCGCATTTTTGCGTACCTCGATCCGTGGAGCGAGGAGCATGCGCTGGGCAAGGGCTACCAGCTTTCGCACTCGCTCATCGCCATCGGCCGCGGCGAGATCTTCGGCGTGGGCCTGGGCGGCAGCGTCGAGAAGCTGCACTGGCTGCCTGAGGCGCACACCGACTTCCTGCTGGCAGTGATCGGCGAAGAGTTCGGCCTGGTCGGCGTGTTGCTGATCATCGGCATGTTCCTCTGGCTGACCCGCCGCATCATGCACATCGGCCGCCAGGCGATTGCGCTGGACCGCGTGTTCTCGGGGCTCGTGGCCCAGGGCGTGGGCGTGTGGATCGGCTTCCAGGCCTTCATCAACATGGGTGTGAACCTGGGCGCGCTGCCGACCAAGGGGCTGACGCTGCCGCTGATGAGCTTTGGCGGCTCGGCCATCCTGATGAACCTGGTGGCGCTGGCCGTGGTGCTTCGTATCGATTATGAGAACCGTGTGCTGATGCGCGGAGGCCGCATATGA
- the murG gene encoding undecaprenyldiphospho-muramoylpentapeptide beta-N-acetylglucosaminyltransferase — MTGRTALVMAGGTGGHIFPGLAVAEALRERGWRVHWLGAPGSMEEKLVPPRGFAFEPVQFGGVRGKGPLTLFLLPLRLLRAFWQSLGVVRRVKPDVVVGLGGYITFPGGLMSVLLNKPLVLHEQNSVAGLANKVLASVADRVFTAFPNVLKKAHWVGNPLRAAFTSQPAPAVRFAGRSGPLRLLVVGGSLGAKALNAVVPQALARIEPGTRPRVLHQSGAKQIDELRANYAAAGIEGELTPFIEDTAQAYADADIIVARAGASTVTEIAAVGAAALFVPFPSAVDDHQTTNARFLVDAGGGWLVQQTDLTPELLADLLQKTERTALIDKAAKAKTMQKTEAVEAVVRACEELAK; from the coding sequence ATGACCGGCCGCACCGCACTGGTCATGGCCGGTGGCACCGGTGGCCACATCTTTCCAGGACTCGCGGTCGCCGAGGCCTTGCGCGAGCGCGGCTGGCGTGTGCACTGGCTGGGCGCGCCCGGCAGCATGGAAGAAAAACTGGTGCCGCCGCGCGGCTTTGCGTTTGAGCCGGTCCAGTTCGGCGGCGTGCGCGGCAAGGGGCCGCTCACCCTGTTCCTGCTTCCGCTGCGGCTCTTGCGGGCTTTCTGGCAAAGCCTTGGCGTGGTGCGCCGCGTCAAGCCCGACGTGGTGGTTGGCCTTGGGGGCTACATCACTTTTCCGGGCGGGCTGATGAGCGTGCTGCTCAACAAGCCGCTGGTGCTGCACGAACAGAACTCGGTTGCCGGTCTTGCCAACAAGGTGCTGGCGAGCGTGGCCGATCGCGTGTTCACGGCTTTTCCCAATGTGCTCAAGAAGGCGCATTGGGTGGGCAATCCGCTGCGAGCGGCGTTCACCTCGCAACCTGCCCCGGCCGTGCGCTTCGCGGGCCGCAGCGGTCCGCTCCGGCTGCTGGTGGTTGGCGGCAGCCTGGGTGCGAAGGCGCTCAATGCCGTGGTGCCGCAGGCGCTTGCGCGCATCGAGCCGGGCACCCGTCCACGGGTGCTGCACCAGAGCGGCGCCAAGCAGATCGACGAGCTGCGCGCCAACTACGCCGCGGCCGGTATCGAGGGCGAACTCACGCCGTTCATCGAAGACACCGCGCAGGCCTATGCGGACGCCGACATCATCGTCGCGCGCGCCGGGGCCAGCACCGTCACAGAAATCGCGGCCGTCGGCGCAGCAGCGCTGTTCGTGCCTTTTCCTTCGGCGGTCGACGACCACCAGACCACCAACGCGCGCTTCCTCGTCGATGCGGGCGGCGGCTGGCTGGTGCAGCAGACCGACCTCACACCTGAATTGCTGGCTGACTTGCTACAGAAAACCGAGCGCACCGCGCTGATCGACAAGGCCGCCAAGGCCAAAACCATGCAGAAGACCGAAGCAGTGGAAGCGGTCGTCCGCGCCTGCGAGGAGCTTGCCAAATGA
- the murC gene encoding UDP-N-acetylmuramate--L-alanine ligase, translating into MKHAIRHIHFVGIGGSGMSGIAEVLLNLGYRITGSDLADSATLRRLASLGIGTFVGHAAAHIEGADAVVTSTAVQSDNPEVLAAREKRIPVVPRAMMLAELMRLKQGIAIAGTHGKTTTTSLVASVLEAAGLDPTFVIGGRLNSAGANAQLGSGDYIVVEADESDASFLNLLPIMAVVTNIDADHMETYGHDFAKLKKAFVDFLHRMPFYGVAILCTDDPAVRDIVGEVTCPVTSYGFDEGAQVRAVDVRAVGGQMHFTAQRRNGVTLPDLPIVLNLPGEHNVRNALSVIAVAVELGIPDEAVQRGLAGFKGVGRRFQSYGDVAVQGQAGVDAPGTFTVIDDYGHHPVEMAATIAAARGAFPGRRLVLAFQPHRYTRTRDCFEDFVKVIGNADAVLLGEVYAAGEPPIVAADGRSLARALRVAGKLEPVFVDDINAMPQAILDNARAGDVVLCMGAGSIGAVPGKVVEIATAASGAEVTP; encoded by the coding sequence ATGAAGCACGCGATTCGTCATATTCACTTCGTGGGCATCGGCGGCTCGGGCATGAGCGGCATTGCCGAGGTGCTGCTGAACCTGGGCTACCGCATCACGGGCTCCGACCTTGCCGACAGCGCCACGCTGCGGCGGCTTGCGAGCCTGGGCATCGGTACCTTTGTCGGGCATGCGGCCGCGCACATCGAGGGCGCCGACGCGGTCGTCACATCTACCGCGGTGCAGTCGGACAACCCTGAAGTTCTGGCGGCGCGCGAAAAGCGCATTCCCGTGGTGCCGCGCGCCATGATGCTGGCCGAGCTGATGCGCCTGAAGCAGGGCATTGCCATTGCGGGCACGCACGGCAAGACCACCACCACGAGCCTGGTGGCAAGCGTGCTCGAAGCCGCAGGGCTCGACCCGACCTTTGTGATCGGCGGCCGGCTGAACAGTGCCGGCGCCAACGCGCAGCTCGGCAGCGGCGACTACATCGTGGTGGAGGCGGACGAATCCGACGCTTCGTTCCTGAACCTGCTGCCCATCATGGCGGTGGTCACGAACATCGACGCCGACCACATGGAAACCTACGGGCACGACTTCGCGAAGCTCAAGAAGGCGTTCGTCGATTTCCTGCACCGCATGCCGTTCTATGGCGTGGCGATCTTGTGCACCGACGATCCGGCGGTGCGCGACATCGTGGGCGAGGTTACTTGCCCGGTCACCAGCTACGGGTTCGACGAAGGCGCCCAGGTGCGCGCGGTGGACGTGCGCGCGGTGGGCGGGCAGATGCATTTCACGGCGCAGCGCCGCAACGGCGTCACGCTGCCCGACCTGCCCATCGTGCTGAACCTGCCTGGCGAGCACAACGTGCGCAACGCGCTCTCGGTGATCGCGGTGGCGGTGGAGCTTGGTATTCCCGACGAAGCAGTGCAGCGCGGGCTGGCCGGCTTCAAGGGCGTGGGCCGCCGCTTCCAGAGCTATGGCGACGTTGCGGTGCAAGGCCAAGCCGGGGTGGATGCACCGGGCACCTTCACCGTGATCGACGACTACGGTCACCACCCGGTCGAAATGGCCGCGACCATTGCCGCTGCGCGCGGCGCGTTCCCGGGCCGCCGGCTGGTGCTGGCTTTTCAGCCGCACCGCTACACCCGCACCCGCGATTGCTTCGAAGACTTCGTGAAAGTCATCGGCAACGCCGACGCTGTATTGCTTGGCGAGGTGTACGCCGCGGGCGAGCCGCCCATCGTGGCGGCCGACGGCCGCTCGCTGGCGCGCGCCCTCCGCGTGGCCGGCAAGCTCGAGCCGGTGTTTGTGGACGACATCAATGCCATGCCACAAGCCATTTTGGACAACGCGCGTGCCGGCGACGTGGTGCTTTGCATGGGTGCGGGCTCCATTGGTGCGGTGCCGGGCAAGGTTGTCGAAATTGCCACTGCGGCGAGCGGCGCGGAGGTTACCCCATGA